The genomic DNA CGTTCTTGCAGCGCTGGACGACGATGACCTTCTCGACCGACTCCGCCTTCTTACCGTCGACGTCCATGTCGAGCGCCTCGTCGACGTTCGCCTTGAGCGGTGCCGGCTTGCCACGGCGGAACTGCCCGTCGGTGGTGATGACGACCTTGGCCTCGGCGTCGTCCACGCGCGAGCGCAGGGCCGCGGCGGAGAAGCCGCCGAACACCACGGAGTGGGTCAGGCCCAGCCGGGCGCACGCGAGCATCGCGACGATGGCCTCGGGCACCATCGGCATGTAGATGGCGACGCGGTCGCCGGCCTGCAGGCCCAGGGAGCTCAGGTAGTTGGCCGCGCGGCTGACCTCGTCCTTGAGATCGTTGTAGGTGAGGTCGCGGCTGTCGCCGGGCTCACCGATCCAGTGGATCGCGACCCGGTCACCGTTGCCGGCGTCCACGTGGCGATCGACGCAGTTGTACGCGACGTTGAGCTTGCCACCCACGAACCACTTGGCGAACGGCGCCCCGCTCCAGTCCAGCACCTCGCCGAACGGGGTGTCCCAGTGCAGGCGGTTCGCCTGCTCGGCCCAGAAGCCCAGACGGTCCGCATCGGCACGGTCGTACAGGTCGCGGCCCTGCGTGTTGGCCTGAGCTGCGAATTCTGCGGAGGGCGGGTATGCGGCTGTCGCGGAATCAGTCATGGGTCAATCGTAGGGATCCCGCCACGACCCGAACAGAGCTTTCCGGAATCTGGGGCGCGCCGGAGCGGGGTTGCACGGGGTTGCTCCCCGTGCGCGCCGGGCGTCCCCGGGGCGGCGATCCGGGGGCGGATACCTCGGGCGCGGGGTCGACGGGGCGCATTGCCGGGACAGAGTAGTGAGGTGGGCTTAAAGTGCTGTGCACTGAACTGGCCAACTCCGGCGGAGGTAGTAGTGAGAATACGAAGTAAGCGGTGGTCGACGACGCGGGCGATCCTCGCGGCCGCGGTCGCCGCGAGCCTGGCGGTGTCCGGGTGCAGCATGGACGGCGCGAAATCGGCCGATACCAAGGGGCCCGACGCGACCGTCCGGGTGAACTCGACCGAGCCGCAGAGCGGCCTCGTCCCGAGTGACACCAACGAGAAGGGCGGCGGCCAGGTCATCGAGATGCTCTTCGACGGTCTCTACGACTACCGACCCGACGGCACGCCCGAACTCGCCAACGCCGAGTCGGTGGAGACCACTGACAACCAGAACTTCCTGGTCAAGCTCAAGCGGGACTGGACGTTCACCGACGGCACGCCGGTCAAGGCCTCGAACTACGTGCGCGCCTGGAACTTCGGCGCCTCAGGGAAGAACCTGCAGAAGCAGCAGGACTTCTTCGCCCCGATCGAGGGCTTCGACGAGGTCAAGGGCAAGGACTCGCCGGCCACCGAGATGCGGGGCCTGAAGGTGATCGACGACTACACCTTCTCCATTCGGCTCGCGGCCCCGAACATCGATTTCAAGCTGGCACTCGGTTTCTACCCGTTCTCGCCGCTGCCCGACGTCTTCTTCACTGAGGGCAAGGAGAAGTTCGGCCAGAACCCCGTGGGCAACGGCCCGTACAAGCTCAAGCAGTGGCGGCACAACGTCCAGCTGGAGGTCGTGCGCAACCCGGCGTACAAGGGGGCGAAGCCGAAGAACGGCGGCATCACGTTCATCATGTACGAGTCTTACGACGCCGCGTACACGGACATCTTGTCGGGGAACCTCGACCTGCAGGACGAACTGCCCGACAGCGCGCTGGGCTCCTTCCGCAAGACTTTCGGCGATCGCGCCATCACCCGGCCGACCGCACAGACCCAGTCGTTCGTGATCCCGCAGTTCCTCGAGCATTTCGGCCCCGACGAGGAGGGCCGCCTGCGCCGCCAGGCGATCTCCATGTCGATCAACCGGCCGCAGATCATCGAGAAGGTCTTCCGAGGCATGCGCAACCCGTCGGTGGACTTCACCGCGCAGGCGATCCCCGGCTGGCGGGCGGACCTGCCCGGCAACGAGACCGTCAAGTACAACCCGGAGCTCGCGAAGCAGCGCTGGGCCCAGGCGAACGCGATCAAGCCGTGGACCGGCGCGTTCCAGATCGCCTACAACTCGGACGGCGGCCACAAGGTGTGGGTCGACGCGGTGACGAACCAGGTCAAGAACACCCTGGGTATCGAGGCCTCGGGTAAGCCCTACGCCACGTTCAAGCAGATCCGCGACGAGTTGACCAAGAAGACGCTCACCGCCGCGGGCCGCAACGGCTGGCAGGGCGACTACCCGACGCAGCTGAACTTCCTGGTGCCGAACTACGTGACCGGCGGTGGCTCGAACGACGGCGACTACAGCAACCCGCAGTTCGACGCGCTGATCGACCAGGCGGAGAGCACCCTCGATCCGGTCAAGTCCACCGAGTTGGTGAACCGGGCGCAGGAGATCCTGCTCCGCGACCTGCCGATCGTCCCCATGTGGGACTACATCCAGGCCGCCGTGCTCGGTGAGGGCGTCCACGGCGAACTCACCTGGAACGGCCGTCCCGACTACCCGAACATGACGAAGGAGTAGGCGCATGGCGAGATATCTGCTGAGCCGCCTCGGGCAGCTCGTGATCGTCTTCTTCGGGGCGACGCTGCTCATCTACGCGCTCGTCTTCCTCGTGCCCGCCGACCCGATCGCGGCGCTCGGCGGCGACCGCAAGCTGCCGCCGGAGATCGTCGAGGGCCTGCGCGCGCAGTACCACCTCGACCAGCCCTTCCTGGTGCAGTACTGGTACTACATCAAGGGCGTCTTCTCGCTCGACTTCGGCACCTCGTTCTCCGGGCAGCCGGTGTGGGACGTGATGAAGCGGGCCTTCCCGGTCACGGTGAACCTCGCGCTCATCGCACTCGCGGTCGAGACCATCCTGGGCATCTTCTTCGGCGTGATCGCCGGCCTGAAGAAGGGCAAGCTGTTCGACACGTCGATCCTGTTCGTCTCCCTGATCATCATCGCCGTGCCGATCTTCGTGCTCGGCTTCGTCGCGCAGTTCGTCTTCGGCATCAAGCTGGAGTGGTTCCCGGTCACCGTCGGCGGCAACCTGGACTTCTACCACCTGCTGCTGCCGGGCATCGTGCTCGGCCTGGTGTCCTTCGCCTACGTCGTGCGGCTCACCCGATCGCAGGTCTCGCAGAACCTGACCGCCGACTACGTGCGGACCGCGACGGCCAAGGGCCTGCCGCGCTCGCGCGTCGTCCTGGTGCACGTGCTGCGGAACTCGCTGATCCCGGTGGTCACGTTCCTGGGCGCCGACATCGGGGCCCTCATGGGCGGCGCGCTCGTCACCGAGGGCATCTTCAACATCCCCGGCGTGGGCGGCACCATCTACCAGGCGATCATCCGCGGCGAGGCCGCCACCGTGGTCTCCTTCGTGACGGTGCTCATCGTCATCTATCTCATCTGCAACGTGGTGGTCGACCTGCTCTACGCCGCCCTCGACCCGAGGATCCGCTATGCCTGACATTCACACCTATCCCGGACAGGAACGGTTCGTCGCCGCGGCCGACGACGTCGTGGTCGGCGCGATCGACGCCGTCGACCAGGATGCGGAGCCCACGGGCTTCTGGAGGACGGCGTGGTTGCAGTTGAAGGTGCGCCCCCTGTTCTGGGTCTGCATCGCGCTGCTCGCGCTCATCCTGCTCGTGGTTCTGTTCCCCAGCGTCTTCGCCTTCGGCAAGGACCCGCACTACGCGACCCTGGAGCGGTCCATGCTCCCGGTGAGCGGCGAGCACTGGTTCGGTACCGACATGCAGGGCCACGACATCTACGCCCGGACCGTCTACGGCGCACGGGCCTCGGTCATCGTCGGGGTACTCACCACGGCCGCGGTGGTCGTGATCGGCGGACTGCTCGGCGCCACCGCCGGCTTCTTCGGCGGCTGGCTCGACTCGCTCATCGCGCGCCTGTCGGACGTCTTCTTCGGCGTCCCGCTCATGCTCGCCGCCGTCGTGGTCATGCAGATGGTCACCTCGCGCACCGTCTACTCGGTGGTACTCGTCCTCGCGATCTTCAGCTGGCCGCAGATCGCCCGCATCGCGCGGTCGGCGGCCATCTCCATCCGCAACGAGGAATTCATCGACGCCTCGAAGTCCCTGGGCGCCTCCAAGATCCGCACGCTGTTCACCCACGTGATCCCCAACTGCCTCGGGCCCGTCATCGTGGTCGCCACGGTCGCGCTGGGCGTGTTCATCGTCACCGAGGCCACGCTGTCGTACCTCGGCATCGGTCTTCCGGAGAGTTCGATCTCCTGGGGCATGGACATCGCCTCGGGGCAGCCGCGTCTGCGTGAGGGCAGCCCCATCCTGTTCTTCCCCGCGGCCGCGCTGGCGATCACCGTGCTCACGTTCATGATGCTCGGTGACGTGCTGAGCGACGCACTCGATCCGAAGGCGAGGAAGCGCTGATGTCCGATGAGCACAAGCACGGCCTGAGCAAGGTCAAGGACAAGGTCGCTTCGGCGCTCGGCAGGTCACCGTCGCCGCTCCTCGAGATCCGCGACCTGGTCGTGGAATTCGAGGTGCAGGGCAAACCTGTCCCCGCGGTCCGGGGCGCCAACCTCACGGTCTACCCGGGCCAGACGGTGGCGATCGTCGGCGAGTCCGGCTCGGGCAAGTCCACCACGGCCGCGGCCGTGATGGGCCTGCTGCAGGGCACGGGCAGGGTGGCGAGCGGGCAGATCGTCTTCGACGGGCAGGACCTGTCGAAGGCCTCCGAGAAGGACTTCCAGAAGATCCGCGGCAACGGCATCGGCCTGGTCCCGCAGGACCCGAACACGAACCTGAACCCGTTGTGGCGCGTGGGCTATCAGATCCGGGAGACCCTCAAGGCCAACAACGCCGAGGAGGGGGACGCCAAGAAGCGGGCGGTCGCGCTGCTCGCCGAGGCGGGGATGAAGGATCCCGACAAGCGGGTGAACCAGTATCCGCACGAGTTCTCCGGCGGCATGAAGCAGCGTGCGCTCATCGCGATCGGCCTGGCCTGCCGGCCCAAGCTGCTGATCGCGGACGAGCCGACCTCGGCGCTGGACGTCACGGTGCAACGCCAGATCCTGGACCACCTGGACACGCTCACATCGGACCTCGGGACGGCGGTCCTGCTCATCACGCACGACCTGGGACTGGCGGCTGAGCGCGCCAGTCACCTCGTGGTGATGTACAAGGGCCGCGTGGTGGAGTCCGGTCCCGCGCTGGAGATCCTGCAGGATCCGCAGCACGAGTACACCAAGCGGCTCGTGGCCGCCGCGCCGTCGCTGTCGGCGCGCCGGTCGGATATCCCGGCCGCGGCGGCCGCGGTCACGGACGTCATGGAGTCGGAGGCCGGCGGTTCGGAGGCGGCTCTGGAGACCGTCAAGG from Tsukamurella paurometabola includes the following:
- a CDS encoding peptide ABC transporter substrate-binding protein, with product MRSKRWSTTRAILAAAVAASLAVSGCSMDGAKSADTKGPDATVRVNSTEPQSGLVPSDTNEKGGGQVIEMLFDGLYDYRPDGTPELANAESVETTDNQNFLVKLKRDWTFTDGTPVKASNYVRAWNFGASGKNLQKQQDFFAPIEGFDEVKGKDSPATEMRGLKVIDDYTFSIRLAAPNIDFKLALGFYPFSPLPDVFFTEGKEKFGQNPVGNGPYKLKQWRHNVQLEVVRNPAYKGAKPKNGGITFIMYESYDAAYTDILSGNLDLQDELPDSALGSFRKTFGDRAITRPTAQTQSFVIPQFLEHFGPDEEGRLRRQAISMSINRPQIIEKVFRGMRNPSVDFTAQAIPGWRADLPGNETVKYNPELAKQRWAQANAIKPWTGAFQIAYNSDGGHKVWVDAVTNQVKNTLGIEASGKPYATFKQIRDELTKKTLTAAGRNGWQGDYPTQLNFLVPNYVTGGGSNDGDYSNPQFDALIDQAESTLDPVKSTELVNRAQEILLRDLPIVPMWDYIQAAVLGEGVHGELTWNGRPDYPNMTKE
- a CDS encoding ABC transporter permease, whose amino-acid sequence is MARYLLSRLGQLVIVFFGATLLIYALVFLVPADPIAALGGDRKLPPEIVEGLRAQYHLDQPFLVQYWYYIKGVFSLDFGTSFSGQPVWDVMKRAFPVTVNLALIALAVETILGIFFGVIAGLKKGKLFDTSILFVSLIIIAVPIFVLGFVAQFVFGIKLEWFPVTVGGNLDFYHLLLPGIVLGLVSFAYVVRLTRSQVSQNLTADYVRTATAKGLPRSRVVLVHVLRNSLIPVVTFLGADIGALMGGALVTEGIFNIPGVGGTIYQAIIRGEAATVVSFVTVLIVIYLICNVVVDLLYAALDPRIRYA
- a CDS encoding ABC transporter permease; translation: MPDIHTYPGQERFVAAADDVVVGAIDAVDQDAEPTGFWRTAWLQLKVRPLFWVCIALLALILLVVLFPSVFAFGKDPHYATLERSMLPVSGEHWFGTDMQGHDIYARTVYGARASVIVGVLTTAAVVVIGGLLGATAGFFGGWLDSLIARLSDVFFGVPLMLAAVVVMQMVTSRTVYSVVLVLAIFSWPQIARIARSAAISIRNEEFIDASKSLGASKIRTLFTHVIPNCLGPVIVVATVALGVFIVTEATLSYLGIGLPESSISWGMDIASGQPRLREGSPILFFPAAALAITVLTFMMLGDVLSDALDPKARKR
- a CDS encoding dipeptide ABC transporter ATP-binding protein; this translates as MSDEHKHGLSKVKDKVASALGRSPSPLLEIRDLVVEFEVQGKPVPAVRGANLTVYPGQTVAIVGESGSGKSTTAAAVMGLLQGTGRVASGQIVFDGQDLSKASEKDFQKIRGNGIGLVPQDPNTNLNPLWRVGYQIRETLKANNAEEGDAKKRAVALLAEAGMKDPDKRVNQYPHEFSGGMKQRALIAIGLACRPKLLIADEPTSALDVTVQRQILDHLDTLTSDLGTAVLLITHDLGLAAERASHLVVMYKGRVVESGPALEILQDPQHEYTKRLVAAAPSLSARRSDIPAAAAAVTDVMESEAGGSEAALETVKAELKDSAATGPAEVVVARNLVKDFPIRGSLPFQSTDFRAVDDVSFTMLRGTTTAVVGESGSGKSTVARMVLGLLEPTSGTVEFDGRDVTTLRGAEAKAFRRRVQPVFQNPYGSLDPMYSIYRAITEPLVVHGIGDKASRVERAKELLEMVALPADTMHRYPNELSGGQRQRVAIARALALNPEVIVLDEAVSALDVLVQAQILTLLEGLQQELGLTYLFITHDLAVVKQIAHQTLVMAGGKVMEAGPTDQVYDNPSSDYTRKLIDAIPGGSIELAG